In one Arachis duranensis cultivar V14167 chromosome 9, aradu.V14167.gnm2.J7QH, whole genome shotgun sequence genomic region, the following are encoded:
- the LOC127741440 gene encoding uncharacterized protein LOC127741440, with the protein MCVNDSTVHQVFGAIAKNCSSCEKYESQFCLSCYDLKNVIEKLAREGRLDRFLANRVDEPKKRRSDEEGGRAEHPPHTPERHIHMINGGFAGGGISKSSRKRHLKEVYHVGEGDRSPNLPTITFAQEDATGIILGHDDPVVVTIILFNANLHRTLVDQGSSVDTLFKSTLDKLSLQEKELRAYPNSVFRLGDTPIQPLGYIPLHTTFGKGTPSRTLSIDYIIVDVSSMYNALIGRTILNQLAAVVSTPYLCMKFPTLEENATIKGHQKLGRRCYNESLNLKGDPSGKETNTIELRRIRARKELRPQLEGETEEVQIEDTQDKITNIGENLKRELKELLTNTLRKNSDLFVWKAPTKKKPHS; encoded by the coding sequence atgtgtgtgaacGATAGTactgtgcaccaagtttttggagccattgctaagaattgttcgagttgtgaaaagtatgagtcacaattttgcctatcatgctacgacctaaagaatgtcatagaaaaattggcacGAGAAGGGAGACTAGATCGGTTCTTAGCCAATAGGGTAGACGAaccaaaaaagagaagaagcgATGAAGAGGGCGGACGAGCTGAACATCCCCCTCACACCCCGGAGAGACATATTCACATGATAAAcggaggattcgcaggaggagggatctctaaGTCATCCCGCAAAAGACACCTTAAAGAGGTATACCATGTCGGAGAGGGGGACAGGTCGCCCAACCTCCCCACTATTACCTTCGCTCAAGAAGACGCCACAGGCATCATCCTAGGACATGATGACCCCGTGGTCGTTACCATCATACTTTTCAATGCTAATCTCCACCGAACAttggtagaccaaggaagctctgtGGATACCCTGTTCAAATCCACCTTGGACAAGCTCAGCCTAcaagaaaaagagctcagagcatatcctAATAGCGTATTCAGGCTCGGAGACACCCCGATCCAACCCCTGGGTTACATCCcactacacacaacctttggaaaaggaacACCGTCTAGAACCCTGAGCATAGACTACATCATAGTCGACGTGAGCTCAATGTACAATGCTCTCATAGGTCGGACAATACTAAATCAGCTCGCAGCGGTGGTCTCCACCCCATACctatgcatgaagtttccaACTCTAGAAGAGAACGCCACCATAAAAGGACACCAAAAACTCGGGCgacgctgttacaacgaaagtctaaaccttaaaGGCGACCCCAGTGGAAAAGAAACCAACACTATTGAACTCAGGAGAATCAGAGCTCGCAAAGAACTTCGTCCTCAATTAGAAGGTGAGACTGAAGAAGTTCAGATCGAGGATACTCAAGACAAAATAACAAACATAGGGGAAAACCTAAAAAGAGAGCTAAAAGAACTGCTGACAAACACCTTAAGAAAGAACTCTGACCTATTTGTATGGAAGGCCccaaccaagaaaaaacctcattcctAA